In Bacillus sp. SB49, a single window of DNA contains:
- a CDS encoding DUF6366 family protein — protein MSEAKETPEERRERMRAKDIKRNSSSASGGGVLPDLVGALGAKWTALLLVLLIVGYVIYQVFN, from the coding sequence ATGAGTGAAGCAAAGGAAACACCGGAAGAAAGAAGAGAACGTATGCGTGCGAAGGACATCAAGCGTAACTCATCGAGTGCATCTGGAGGCGGGGTACTGCCGGATTTGGTCGGAGCACTCGGGGCAAAGTGGACGGCACTGCTTCTCGTGCTGCTGATCGTCGGGTATGTCATTTACCAGGTTTTTAATTGA
- a CDS encoding PDZ domain-containing protein yields MDVWIWELLRGIGRAFAQPFLYIAFFGMAWFAVKRIKKERATFGIRIFDRYSDWRGTVVLSIAAGLLLSILAVGGGIVISFSFLLLVSVVLLLVSLTGKSNWYSPAYTLGISYLLLLFLPLLPERYRSNGWVESLEQTPLTGVVLVLAVLLFVEAFLFLKTTPSHTYPERVMGSRGMWIGQHRSRNIAVVPFFALLPSGSIESFVSWWPLFPIGQDGFGLILIPFVMGSEWTARGQAPEVAAKALGRHTFLLAFLVLCLAGASFYIHALSLAAVIVSLLGREMIHILHRVREDRPAFFSSNPKGVRILGILPGSPASQMGLVPGEVIERVNSIPVRTENQFYEALQNTGAFTKLEVRDAEGENRYVQRAMYEGEHFELGIVFVEPPTHESSVGFF; encoded by the coding sequence TTGGACGTTTGGATTTGGGAGCTTTTGCGGGGGATCGGGCGAGCATTCGCCCAGCCCTTTTTGTACATAGCATTTTTTGGAATGGCTTGGTTTGCTGTGAAGCGTATAAAGAAGGAGCGTGCCACCTTCGGCATTCGTATTTTTGATCGATATTCCGATTGGCGCGGGACGGTCGTACTATCGATCGCTGCAGGGCTGCTGTTATCCATTCTTGCTGTCGGAGGAGGAATAGTTATCAGCTTTTCTTTTCTTCTGCTTGTATCGGTCGTTCTTCTTCTGGTTAGTTTGACGGGAAAATCAAATTGGTACTCGCCGGCTTATACGCTTGGAATCAGTTATTTGCTGCTTTTGTTCCTTCCGCTCCTGCCGGAAAGATATCGTTCCAATGGCTGGGTGGAATCTCTGGAACAAACTCCGCTGACAGGGGTAGTCCTTGTGTTGGCGGTGTTATTGTTCGTCGAAGCGTTTCTTTTTTTGAAGACAACACCTTCTCACACTTATCCGGAGCGGGTGATGGGAAGCCGAGGCATGTGGATCGGACAGCACCGTTCGCGGAATATCGCTGTTGTGCCTTTCTTTGCCCTCCTACCTTCTGGAAGTATCGAATCGTTCGTCTCCTGGTGGCCGCTGTTTCCGATTGGACAGGACGGCTTTGGCCTCATTCTTATTCCGTTCGTCATGGGATCGGAATGGACGGCACGGGGACAGGCGCCGGAAGTGGCAGCAAAGGCATTAGGGAGACACACGTTCCTCCTTGCGTTTCTGGTCCTTTGCCTGGCGGGTGCCAGCTTCTACATCCACGCCCTCTCCCTTGCGGCAGTAATAGTAAGTCTTTTAGGGCGGGAAATGATTCATATCCTGCACCGCGTGAGGGAAGACAGACCGGCTTTCTTCTCCTCCAATCCAAAGGGCGTTCGGATTCTGGGTATTCTTCCTGGAAGCCCGGCCAGTCAGATGGGGCTTGTTCCCGGTGAAGTGATTGAGCGTGTGAACAGTATCCCTGTCCGTACAGAGAATCAGTTCTATGAAGCCCTGCAGAATACCGGAGCTTTTACGAAGCTGGAGGTCCGTGACGCGGAGGGGGAAAACCGCTACGTACAGCGTGCTATGTATGAAGGGGAACACTTTGAATTAGGAATTGTTTTTGTAGAGCCGCCAACTCACGAATCCTCGGTAGGTTTCTTTTAG
- a CDS encoding S41 family peptidase, translating to MNWKPRYIALLMALAVLVGAAGSYIGIEYFGSGEQQSQSAQVADKGAENFGSLSADEQKEFLKDMAGSEDLKKIEQAMGVIKKNYVEEVDDKKLVEGAVQGMLDTLEDPYSVYMDQETMEQFNETIESSFEGIGAEVSMVNDKVTIVAPIKGSPAEEAGLKPNDQILKVDGKSVEGLDLYDAVLKIRGEKGTEVTLEIDRPGVTDPLSIKLVRDDIPLETVYSDMKTVDGKKAGVIEITSFSEQTSDEFHEALQKLEGDGMEGLVIDVRGNPGGLFTDVKDILKEFLTDDKPIVQVEDRNGEISKEYSSKSKKKDYPITVLMDEGSASASEILAASMQEAGGYDLVGTKSFGKGTVQQAIPMGDGSTIKLTLFKWLTPDGNWIHEKGIKPTVEVKQPAYFYTNPVEIKEPLKYNDTDEKVGNIQKMLKGLGHDPGRTDGYFSKGTEAAVKDFQKEADLSVTGEVDEETGGKLEEAIIEEVRNEDNDKQMQKALDVLFQ from the coding sequence ATGAATTGGAAACCGCGTTACATCGCGCTGTTGATGGCGCTTGCGGTCCTCGTGGGAGCAGCAGGCTCTTACATAGGGATAGAGTACTTCGGCAGTGGGGAACAACAATCGCAGTCCGCACAAGTCGCAGATAAAGGCGCGGAGAACTTTGGCAGCTTATCTGCAGATGAACAGAAAGAATTCTTGAAGGACATGGCTGGCTCGGAGGATTTGAAGAAAATTGAGCAGGCAATGGGTGTCATCAAGAAGAATTACGTAGAAGAGGTAGACGATAAGAAGCTCGTTGAAGGCGCCGTTCAGGGTATGCTTGATACGCTCGAAGATCCATACAGTGTTTACATGGATCAGGAAACGATGGAGCAGTTCAATGAGACGATCGAGTCTTCTTTTGAAGGAATCGGCGCAGAAGTCAGCATGGTCAATGATAAAGTGACCATTGTTGCTCCAATTAAAGGTTCCCCCGCGGAAGAAGCGGGTCTGAAGCCGAACGATCAGATTCTGAAGGTGGACGGTAAAAGTGTCGAAGGCCTTGATTTGTATGATGCGGTTCTTAAGATCCGTGGGGAAAAAGGAACAGAGGTAACGCTCGAGATCGACCGCCCCGGGGTGACGGACCCGCTCAGTATTAAGCTGGTACGTGACGATATTCCGTTGGAGACCGTCTACAGCGATATGAAGACGGTCGATGGTAAAAAGGCCGGAGTGATTGAGATTACTTCCTTCTCGGAACAGACGTCTGATGAATTTCATGAAGCCCTGCAGAAGCTGGAAGGGGATGGAATGGAAGGTCTTGTGATCGATGTCCGTGGAAATCCAGGGGGATTGTTCACGGATGTCAAAGATATTCTGAAAGAATTCCTCACGGATGATAAACCGATTGTACAGGTGGAAGATCGGAATGGAGAAATTTCGAAGGAATATTCCAGTAAGAGTAAGAAGAAGGACTATCCGATTACGGTATTGATGGATGAAGGCAGTGCTTCCGCCTCTGAGATATTAGCGGCATCGATGCAGGAAGCAGGAGGCTATGACCTTGTTGGAACGAAGAGTTTCGGTAAAGGTACGGTTCAGCAGGCGATTCCGATGGGGGATGGAAGCACCATCAAACTTACTCTCTTCAAATGGTTGACACCGGACGGCAACTGGATCCACGAAAAAGGGATCAAACCGACGGTGGAAGTAAAACAACCGGCCTATTTTTATACCAATCCGGTGGAAATCAAAGAACCGCTGAAATACAATGACACGGATGAGAAAGTAGGAAACATCCAGAAGATGCTGAAGGGGCTCGGTCACGATCCCGGCCGTACGGACGGCTATTTCAGTAAAGGAACGGAAGCCGCTGTCAAAGATTTTCAGAAGGAAGCGGACCTTTCCGTAACCGGTGAAGTCGACGAAGAGACCGGTGGAAAACTGGAAGAGGCAATTATTGAGGAAGTTCGTAACGAGGACAATGATAAACAGATGCAGAAAGCCTTGGACGTCTTGTTCCAATAA
- the ftsE gene encoding cell division ATP-binding protein FtsE: MIEMQGVYKTYTNGVTALNGVDVKIDQGEFVYIVGPSGAGKSTFTKLIYREEKPTTGKVTINNMDTSTMKQRKIPQLRRQIGVVYQDFRLLPTLSVYENVAFALEVIEENPANIRRRVMDVLDQVRLKNKARFLPDELSGGEQQRVSIARAIVNHPKVVIADEPTGNLDPETSWEIMHILEEINAGGTTVLMATHSQEIVNTIRKRVIAIEDGMIVRDESRGEYGYQY, encoded by the coding sequence ATGATAGAAATGCAAGGGGTATATAAAACCTATACCAACGGTGTGACAGCGCTGAACGGTGTCGATGTCAAGATTGATCAAGGTGAATTCGTCTATATCGTCGGTCCGAGTGGAGCAGGTAAGTCTACGTTTACGAAATTAATTTACAGAGAAGAAAAGCCGACAACAGGCAAAGTGACGATAAACAATATGGATACATCCACAATGAAGCAGCGCAAGATTCCTCAACTGCGCAGGCAGATCGGTGTTGTCTACCAGGACTTCAGACTGCTGCCGACGCTGAGCGTCTATGAGAATGTTGCTTTCGCTCTGGAAGTAATCGAAGAGAACCCGGCCAATATCCGCCGCCGTGTCATGGATGTACTTGATCAAGTACGCCTGAAAAACAAGGCACGGTTTCTTCCGGATGAATTGTCCGGCGGGGAACAGCAGCGGGTATCCATTGCCCGTGCAATCGTCAATCATCCGAAGGTCGTCATCGCAGATGAGCCGACAGGAAATCTCGATCCGGAAACGTCTTGGGAGATCATGCACATTCTGGAGGAGATTAATGCCGGTGGAACGACTGTGTTAATGGCGACCCACAGCCAGGAAATCGTGAATACGATTCGTAAGCGGGTCATAGCGATTGAAGACGGCATGATCGTGCGTGATGAAAGCCGTGGAGAATACGGATATCAATACTGA
- the cccB gene encoding cytochrome c551: protein MEKWWLVLCLGLVLVLAACGGGQEDGTQDDTGSDEQTEEDAGADSNGDASAAEAVYQANCTNCHGGNLEGGFGPSLTTIGSKYSADEIKEIILNGRGSMPQQDVSEEDADLVANWLSTMEE, encoded by the coding sequence ATGGAGAAGTGGTGGTTGGTATTATGTTTAGGGCTTGTACTAGTCCTTGCTGCCTGTGGCGGTGGACAGGAAGACGGAACACAGGATGATACCGGATCAGATGAGCAGACAGAAGAAGATGCGGGTGCGGATAGTAATGGTGACGCTTCAGCAGCGGAAGCCGTTTATCAAGCTAATTGTACAAACTGTCACGGTGGGAATCTGGAAGGCGGCTTCGGGCCTTCGTTGACAACGATCGGTTCCAAGTATTCTGCAGACGAAATAAAGGAAATTATTTTAAATGGGCGTGGCAGCATGCCGCAGCAGGATGTATCAGAAGAAGATGCAGACCTGGTGGCCAACTGGTTGTCTACAATGGAAGAATAG